One region of uncultured Methanolobus sp. genomic DNA includes:
- a CDS encoding phosphatase PAP2 family protein, with translation MNIVAYYVLVPHGYRKLQNSSAERSMDMHSFTREVLPYIGLVSFVYLLVKSQGIVVNKLVNVMGISLDYDLARYIFLIEGSKVSMFQAFTNPALTYVSSFIYIFGFSFLLTFTFIFFLMTNQLKTLKEYTVALSFIYMVAFPFYIFTPVEVTGHTLPGVMPLLYNLSPLITNGMRAVDPFFDNCFPSLHAALSILAMLFIIFRTDLRGLKILAVFITLAIQFTIFYLGIHWITDFIAGIILALLSYYLATKYYSLVINKFYQVAESSDEF, from the coding sequence ATGAATATAGTAGCTTATTATGTTCTTGTGCCGCATGGTTACAGGAAGCTGCAAAATTCATCCGCTGAAAGAAGTATGGATATGCACTCTTTTACCAGAGAAGTGTTACCTTACATCGGACTTGTTTCATTCGTTTATCTTTTAGTTAAGTCACAGGGGATCGTTGTCAATAAGCTAGTAAATGTAATGGGCATTTCTCTTGATTACGACCTTGCAAGATACATATTTCTCATTGAAGGCAGCAAGGTTAGTATGTTTCAGGCTTTCACAAATCCTGCACTGACATACGTTAGTTCGTTCATCTACATTTTCGGATTTTCTTTCCTGCTGACATTCACATTCATATTCTTTTTGATGACAAACCAGTTGAAAACTTTAAAAGAATACACCGTTGCATTATCTTTCATATACATGGTGGCTTTCCCATTCTACATATTCACGCCTGTGGAGGTTACAGGTCATACTCTTCCAGGCGTAATGCCATTGCTTTACAATCTCAGTCCGTTGATAACCAATGGTATGAGAGCTGTTGACCCATTCTTTGATAACTGCTTCCCAAGTCTGCATGCGGCTCTTTCCATTCTTGCAATGCTATTCATAATTTTCAGAACAGATCTCAGGGGCCTGAAAATTCTTGCAGTTTTCATAACACTTGCTATCCAGTTTACAATATTTTATCTTGGTATCCACTGGATAACTGATTTCATTGCAGGAATCATACTGGCACTATTGAGCTATTATCTTGCCACAAAGTATTATTCCCTGGTAATTAATAAGTTTTATCAGGTAGCCGAATCATCTGATGAATTCTGA
- a CDS encoding CHASE4 domain-containing protein, protein MATLQKKTLGIIGATLIGLILIIYLSLHSIVIDSFDRLEGQDAIENAVCIKNIVYTDVQDLEKKSADWSVWDETYDFIHGNSSNYAEKYLMDETFCNQRLDFMLFYNKNETLVFEKTIDNNSATTDELEKHLENNTYLLEHDNYKSRKTGFLVFDKKPLIITAQPIVKSDLSGPIAGTVLMGRIIDSEEILRLHKTTNLIVSLENIKNTGHAVDNSPLNTDTLDNSIVTVTDNARIYSYVNFSDIYGDNAFSLEVGMLRNIHQQGENTINYFLVILMVTGTVFGAMVIILLERSHISRLKKLRNEVRDIGEKGDFTKRVSDEGTDEVASLSVSINRMLESLEKSQRLVTKRDATINAILQAMPDMMFQVKKDGTICNYKLSTDSCIYESPETDLNITLEDVLPSHIAEIELDIIEEALRTNKTHTMNYTMPVKREMRDFEVRFVVIGDDEVLAVVKDITEIKQAEEMRRKDVLIKEIHHRVKNNLQIISSMLRLQSRKFTDKETIEAFRKSQNRAKSMAIAHEKLYQSHDLENIQLLSYIETLAKYLLNTYGCDPEKIKIDISIKNITQDIDTAIPLGLIINEIVSNSLKHAFKDHKGEIFVEIVPDVDGQYALTIRDNGIGFPEDLDFRNTDSLGMQLVVSLVEQIEGSIELIRDSGTEFRIKFKGLSYKRRDY, encoded by the coding sequence ATGGCAACGTTACAAAAGAAGACACTTGGCATCATAGGTGCAACTCTCATTGGCCTTATACTGATAATTTACCTGAGTTTACATTCCATCGTTATTGACAGCTTTGACAGACTGGAAGGACAGGACGCCATTGAGAATGCTGTTTGCATCAAAAATATTGTATATACTGACGTTCAGGATCTTGAAAAGAAATCCGCAGACTGGTCTGTATGGGACGAAACATACGATTTCATTCATGGTAACAGTAGTAATTATGCTGAAAAATACCTGATGGATGAAACCTTTTGCAACCAAAGACTGGATTTCATGCTTTTTTACAATAAAAATGAAACATTGGTGTTTGAAAAAACAATTGATAATAATTCTGCCACCACAGACGAACTGGAAAAACACCTGGAAAATAACACATACCTTCTGGAACATGATAACTATAAAAGCAGAAAAACAGGTTTTCTTGTCTTTGACAAAAAACCTCTAATAATAACTGCGCAACCTATAGTGAAAAGTGATCTCAGCGGACCAATAGCCGGAACCGTACTAATGGGAAGAATTATTGATTCGGAAGAGATCTTAAGACTGCATAAAACTACAAATCTTATTGTGAGTTTAGAAAATATAAAAAACACAGGCCATGCAGTAGATAATTCACCCCTGAATACCGATACGCTGGACAACAGCATAGTCACCGTCACAGACAATGCCCGGATATACTCTTATGTGAATTTCAGCGACATTTACGGAGATAATGCATTTTCCCTTGAAGTTGGCATGCTTAGAAATATCCACCAGCAGGGAGAAAACACCATCAACTATTTCCTGGTGATTCTTATGGTCACAGGAACTGTTTTTGGAGCAATGGTGATCATACTGCTGGAAAGGTCCCATATTTCCCGTCTCAAAAAGCTCCGGAACGAAGTAAGGGATATTGGTGAAAAAGGAGATTTCACAAAAAGAGTCTCAGACGAAGGAACAGATGAAGTTGCAAGTCTCAGTGTATCTATTAACAGAATGCTTGAATCACTTGAAAAATCACAGAGACTTGTTACAAAAAGGGATGCCACAATAAATGCTATTTTGCAGGCCATGCCTGATATGATGTTCCAGGTGAAAAAAGACGGGACTATATGCAATTATAAACTTTCCACAGACAGCTGCATATATGAATCACCTGAAACTGATCTTAATATCACACTTGAGGATGTGCTTCCTTCACATATCGCAGAAATCGAACTTGATATTATAGAAGAAGCACTCCGGACAAACAAAACGCATACAATGAATTATACGATGCCTGTAAAAAGGGAGATGAGGGACTTTGAGGTCCGCTTCGTTGTCATTGGTGATGATGAAGTTCTTGCAGTGGTCAAGGACATTACCGAAATTAAACAGGCAGAAGAAATGCGCAGGAAGGATGTACTTATTAAAGAAATACATCACCGTGTAAAGAACAACCTTCAGATAATATCGAGCATGCTGCGACTTCAGTCCAGAAAATTCACAGATAAAGAAACTATCGAAGCATTCAGAAAAAGTCAGAATCGAGCAAAATCAATGGCTATTGCACATGAAAAGTTATACCAGTCGCACGATCTGGAGAATATTCAACTTTTATCATATATAGAGACACTTGCAAAATATCTTCTAAATACATATGGCTGCGACCCGGAAAAAATCAAAATTGATATAAGCATTAAAAACATAACACAGGACATTGATACGGCCATACCTCTTGGGCTTATCATCAATGAGATTGTTTCAAATTCCCTGAAACATGCCTTTAAAGACCATAAGGGGGAAATATTCGTCGAGATAGTTCCGGATGTCGATGGTCAGTACGCATTAACAATCAGGGACAATGGTATCGGATTCCCGGAAGATCTGGATTTCAGGAACACTGACTCATTGGGAATGCAGCTTGTCGTTTCACTAGTTGAACAGATAGAAGGCAGTATAGAATTAATAAGGGACAGCGGTACGGAATTCAGAATCAAATTCAAAGGACTATCCTATAAAAGAAGGGACTACTGA
- a CDS encoding amino acid-binding protein: protein MRVSMDIELKDIPGQLLLALRPVSELKGNLISVVHHHEKRTPRGTIPVQLVFEIKPDKLNDIVSSLEGSGIGIARIDEKRFFEHGAVILIGHIVHTDIQDTIDRIDKTGYAEVVDLNLSMPKINMASSASLKIDAVSKEHMESAISLLKEIAKKKDLLVIEPIKSLGVA from the coding sequence ATGCGAGTTTCCATGGACATTGAGTTAAAAGATATCCCGGGGCAGCTGCTTCTTGCTTTAAGACCGGTTTCCGAGCTTAAAGGTAATTTGATTTCGGTGGTTCACCACCATGAAAAGAGAACTCCTCGCGGAACCATTCCGGTTCAGTTGGTTTTTGAGATAAAACCGGACAAGCTTAATGATATTGTTTCAAGCCTTGAAGGAAGTGGTATCGGTATTGCACGAATTGATGAGAAAAGATTTTTCGAACATGGTGCAGTAATTCTTATAGGTCACATAGTCCACACAGACATACAGGACACTATAGATCGCATTGATAAAACCGGTTATGCAGAAGTTGTGGATCTGAACCTGTCAATGCCAAAAATAAACATGGCATCATCAGCATCATTAAAGATAGATGCAGTAAGCAAAGAGCACATGGAATCGGCCATTTCTCTGTTAAAAGAGATAGCAAAGAAAAAGGACCTGCTGGTAATTGAACCTATAAAAAGTCTGGGGGTAGCCTGA
- a CDS encoding TldD/PmbA family protein gives MYDLAEKALKAATKYGAKEAEIYIVKSQKTSVNIQKDMIEGAKENITTGIGIRAIIDGAVGFSSTNIMSYIDEAAKNAVSSAKTQDADPDWKELPSNQKYPTVSGILDRDIQNMELDECIGHTMEMMDSARETPGIIVTSGSFSRSHGERLILNTNGVEVSEEGTGISGFVDVITNTGETSTAYDFAISRKNDIDFTTIGKNAAELAKNSQDTISIEPHKTEVVIHPFAFSDLIENAFIPSIDADNVQKGRSNLIGRKDEIIANEKLSIYDDGLLEGGIETGIADDEGVASCKTTVIEDGIFRSYLYDTYTAGKDDVESTGNASRNSYLSTPSVGSRNFIIDFPSCDIIADTDSGVYVNTVIGAHTANAISGDFSVEARNAFTIKDGKLDKPIKSLMISGNIFDMLKNINGAGNDVRKVGGTITPSVRVSDMSVVG, from the coding sequence ATGTACGACCTTGCTGAAAAAGCCCTGAAGGCAGCCACAAAATACGGCGCAAAGGAAGCTGAAATTTATATTGTAAAAAGCCAGAAAACATCTGTCAATATCCAGAAGGATATGATCGAAGGTGCTAAGGAAAATATCACAACAGGAATCGGCATTCGTGCTATTATTGATGGTGCTGTGGGATTTTCCAGTACCAATATTATGAGTTACATCGATGAAGCTGCTAAGAATGCAGTAAGTTCTGCAAAGACACAGGATGCTGACCCTGACTGGAAAGAACTTCCTTCCAACCAGAAATATCCGACGGTTTCAGGTATTCTTGATAGGGATATCCAGAATATGGAACTCGATGAATGTATTGGCCATACAATGGAAATGATGGACTCCGCAAGAGAAACACCGGGAATTATAGTTACATCCGGCAGTTTCAGCCGAAGCCATGGTGAGAGACTCATACTCAACACAAACGGTGTTGAGGTTTCAGAAGAAGGTACAGGAATATCAGGATTTGTTGATGTGATTACAAATACAGGTGAAACTTCTACTGCATACGACTTTGCAATATCACGTAAGAATGATATTGATTTTACAACAATCGGAAAGAATGCTGCAGAACTTGCAAAGAATTCACAAGATACAATTTCCATTGAACCGCACAAGACTGAAGTTGTGATACATCCGTTTGCATTCTCAGACCTTATCGAAAACGCATTTATCCCATCCATTGACGCTGACAATGTACAGAAAGGCCGTTCTAACCTCATTGGCAGGAAAGATGAAATAATCGCAAACGAGAAACTCTCAATATACGATGACGGACTGCTTGAAGGCGGTATTGAAACAGGAATTGCCGATGATGAAGGAGTAGCATCATGCAAGACAACAGTGATCGAGGACGGAATATTCAGATCATATCTATATGATACATACACTGCAGGAAAAGACGATGTGGAAAGCACAGGTAATGCATCACGCAATTCATATCTTTCAACACCCTCTGTAGGTTCCAGGAATTTCATCATCGATTTCCCAAGTTGCGACATAATTGCTGATACTGATAGTGGTGTTTATGTGAACACAGTCATTGGTGCTCACACTGCAAATGCTATTTCAGGTGATTTCTCAGTTGAAGCACGTAATGCATTCACCATTAAAGATGGAAAACTGGACAAGCCAATTAAGTCACTCATGATATCAGGCAACATATTTGATATGCTGAAAAATATTAATGGAGCCGGAAACGATGTTCGCAAAGTCGGTGGAACTATCACTCCGTCTGTAAGAGTATCAGACATGAGTGTTGTTGGTTAA
- a CDS encoding winged helix-turn-helix transcriptional regulator, translating to MSAILFTCLSFPGFAQEATIHGAVYEWDSFDPLEDVIVEVNSTPSQSMLANYGIYSFNLDPGNYLVSASYYRNNELAAYTEEGVTIMDDGDYVLDLILFPVYYDDPLLNESDFSELDDIASFSESDDEGSSSILSESLVTIVAILLILLLAGVIIFIKQKKEFSTSDDIPSDHLPDTFMLDDTLSGLPDDLHEVISIIAKNGGRITQKDLRTRVKHSEAKVSLMVSDLESRGIVRKFKKGRGNIIILDDPESAVNIDSGEEVTDSSNSGQ from the coding sequence ATGAGTGCTATTCTATTTACATGCCTTAGTTTTCCGGGATTTGCCCAGGAGGCTACAATTCATGGTGCTGTATATGAGTGGGATTCATTTGATCCTCTTGAAGATGTCATTGTGGAAGTTAATTCAACACCTTCCCAGTCAATGCTTGCAAATTACGGTATATATTCCTTCAATCTCGATCCGGGTAACTATCTGGTATCTGCAAGTTATTACAGGAACAATGAATTGGCCGCTTATACTGAAGAAGGGGTCACCATTATGGATGATGGTGATTATGTATTGGATCTGATTCTTTTCCCGGTATATTATGATGATCCATTGCTAAATGAAAGCGATTTTTCAGAACTTGATGATATAGCCAGTTTTTCAGAATCTGATGATGAAGGATCTTCATCTATTCTATCAGAAAGCTTAGTTACAATAGTTGCCATTCTTTTGATACTTCTCCTTGCCGGAGTTATTATTTTTATAAAACAAAAGAAAGAGTTTTCCACATCCGATGATATTCCTTCTGATCATTTGCCAGATACCTTTATGCTCGACGATACTTTATCTGGTCTTCCTGATGATCTGCATGAGGTAATTTCCATCATTGCAAAGAATGGTGGCAGAATTACCCAGAAAGATCTCCGTACCAGGGTAAAGCATTCGGAAGCCAAGGTAAGTCTAATGGTATCTGATCTTGAAAGCCGGGGAATTGTACGCAAATTCAAGAAAGGAAGAGGTAATATTATTATTCTTGATGACCCGGAGTCAGCAGTCAATATTGATTCAGGGGAAGAAGTGACTGATTCATCAAATAGTGGTCAATAA
- a CDS encoding MFS transporter — MSYSKSQKSPNIHDKLNPALYVLSLSKLFKDMGTGMLAFLLPLYIVGMDSNIFSGTPIVFRAGLIATVFGLSNALSQPFLGRLSDSLDRRKPFVVLGMAGFTLISFIYANTSNFDYMILLRVVQGITVGATVPAIVAMVTHLSSKSTRGTAIGIYSTIRGFGFGTGSIAGGVIASYFGYVTAFYVCALLGLASFILISFFVSETQNVQSPSSSSKGPAKGFQFTILSIAMFMMMAGIMVIFAFLPEYESRLGTGEVALSIAVSAYVIVRVLFQAPMGILSDRLGRKKIIAMGLLLNIPIVIGLGYVENVTQLIILRAVQGISMAAVETPVMALAVDLAGISVSSKVSSITASQAAGMALGPIMGGFLAGYISFELPFYLCALMLVFSFLLVIMGIKEPTDPEVSTAGSISVKL, encoded by the coding sequence ATGAGCTACTCAAAATCTCAAAAATCCCCTAATATCCATGATAAGCTGAATCCTGCACTGTATGTGCTTTCCCTTTCTAAATTGTTTAAGGATATGGGAACCGGAATGCTGGCATTCCTGCTTCCACTTTACATCGTAGGTATGGACAGTAATATCTTTTCAGGTACTCCTATTGTTTTCAGGGCAGGACTCATAGCAACTGTCTTTGGACTGTCAAATGCCCTGTCACAGCCCTTTCTTGGCCGCTTATCCGATAGTCTGGACAGAAGAAAACCTTTTGTGGTACTGGGAATGGCAGGCTTTACTCTGATATCCTTTATCTATGCAAATACCAGCAATTTTGATTACATGATATTGCTAAGGGTAGTTCAGGGAATTACTGTCGGCGCTACTGTCCCTGCTATTGTTGCTATGGTTACTCATCTTTCATCGAAAAGTACAAGAGGAACTGCAATAGGTATCTATTCTACAATCCGGGGCTTTGGGTTTGGTACCGGATCAATCGCTGGTGGTGTAATAGCCAGCTATTTTGGTTATGTAACTGCATTTTATGTGTGTGCACTACTTGGACTTGCAAGTTTTATACTGATATCCTTTTTTGTATCTGAAACGCAGAACGTACAGTCCCCATCGTCGTCATCAAAAGGGCCTGCAAAAGGTTTCCAGTTCACTATTCTTTCCATTGCAATGTTCATGATGATGGCAGGTATAATGGTAATATTCGCCTTCCTGCCGGAATATGAATCAAGACTCGGGACAGGTGAAGTGGCTCTTAGCATAGCCGTTTCTGCCTATGTGATAGTACGAGTGCTGTTCCAGGCTCCTATGGGAATATTGTCTGACAGGCTTGGGAGAAAGAAGATAATTGCAATGGGGTTATTGCTGAATATTCCCATCGTAATTGGCCTCGGTTATGTTGAGAACGTAACTCAGCTAATTATTCTGCGTGCGGTACAAGGAATATCCATGGCTGCTGTGGAAACACCTGTAATGGCTCTGGCTGTGGATCTTGCAGGAATTTCAGTGAGTTCAAAAGTAAGTTCAATAACAGCCTCACAAGCAGCAGGAATGGCACTTGGTCCTATTATGGGAGGCTTCCTGGCCGGATACATTTCCTTTGAGTTACCATTCTATCTTTGCGCCTTAATGTTGGTGTTCTCATTCTTACTTGTAATTATGGGTATAAAGGAACCGACAGACCCGGAGGTCAGTACAGCAGGTTCAATTTCGGTAAAACTGTAA
- a CDS encoding homoserine dehydrogenase, with product MKTIRVSIIGFGAVGQGVARVLIGKKEYLQDLGLDFKVVAVADSRTAAIDENGVDLGAVLARKRNECVVGSEKLTGLEIIETIDHDLVVETTPTNIVTGGVGLQNMFMAFDHGRDLVTSNKGPLTMKYGELIEAASKGGSSFRFEATVGGAMPVLNLANDVLAGNTITNVEGIFNGTCNYILTRMMEEHAPYEQMLAEAQELGYAETDPTYDVEGIDTACKLVILANCVFGMNATHEDVTVTGITKITPEALLLAQNEGYVIKLIGEVNDSRINVAPKLVPIDHPLAVGGSLNVASVQTDLSGPITVTGRGAGSIETASAILSDMISIYRD from the coding sequence ATGAAAACGATTCGTGTATCTATTATTGGTTTTGGTGCTGTAGGTCAGGGTGTTGCCAGGGTGCTTATTGGCAAAAAGGAATATCTTCAAGATCTGGGACTTGATTTCAAGGTAGTTGCAGTTGCTGATTCAAGAACAGCGGCAATCGATGAGAATGGTGTTGACCTTGGTGCAGTGCTTGCCAGAAAACGAAATGAATGTGTAGTAGGTTCTGAAAAACTTACCGGCCTTGAAATTATTGAAACAATTGACCATGACCTTGTGGTTGAAACAACTCCTACTAATATAGTAACAGGTGGCGTTGGTCTTCAGAACATGTTTATGGCTTTTGATCATGGAAGAGATCTTGTCACCTCAAACAAAGGTCCCCTTACAATGAAGTATGGTGAACTTATTGAAGCTGCCAGCAAAGGTGGTTCAAGCTTCAGGTTCGAGGCAACAGTTGGTGGCGCAATGCCGGTTCTTAACCTTGCAAACGATGTGCTCGCAGGTAATACTATCACCAATGTTGAAGGAATTTTTAACGGGACCTGTAATTATATTCTTACCCGCATGATGGAGGAGCATGCTCCTTATGAACAGATGCTTGCAGAGGCTCAGGAACTAGGATATGCGGAAACAGATCCGACTTATGATGTTGAAGGAATTGATACTGCATGTAAGCTTGTCATCCTTGCAAACTGTGTGTTCGGTATGAATGCAACTCATGAGGATGTTACTGTGACCGGAATTACCAAAATAACCCCTGAAGCATTGCTTCTGGCCCAGAATGAAGGTTATGTTATCAAACTTATCGGGGAGGTCAACGACAGCAGGATCAATGTTGCACCAAAACTTGTGCCAATAGATCATCCGCTTGCTGTTGGTGGATCCTTAAACGTGGCTTCGGTCCAGACTGATCTTTCAGGTCCTATCACTGTAACAGGACGCGGCGCGGGTTCCATTGAGACAGCAAGCGCAATCCTCAGTGATATGATATCCATTTACAGGGACTAA
- a CDS encoding response regulator — MTNEKIMIVEDEKIVALDIKDSLEHFGYSVPCMADSGEDAISFIDQCRPDLILMDIVLKGKIDGIEAAKTIRDNYGIPIIYLTAYSDEKTLQRAKLTEPFGHILKPFDERELRTNIEIALYKQEKEKEKEFNHENCINSLLDNIGDAVISTDMNGTIKYMNPLAEALTGYTRKEALGSRINEVFRIVCEGKKDAEDPIRKVFREGAFFGLEDNTILISKDETYIPLDIIGSPVTNKKNEIIGAVIIFYDITERKEIERSFRCYDISYS; from the coding sequence ATGACTAATGAAAAGATAATGATAGTCGAAGATGAAAAAATAGTAGCTCTGGATATTAAAGATAGTCTGGAACATTTCGGATACTCTGTGCCCTGTATGGCAGACAGCGGTGAAGATGCCATCAGCTTCATTGACCAGTGTCGTCCTGACCTTATTTTGATGGATATTGTCCTTAAAGGCAAAATAGACGGAATTGAAGCGGCAAAAACCATACGTGATAATTATGGCATACCTATAATTTACCTTACAGCTTATTCTGATGAAAAAACACTTCAGAGAGCGAAGCTGACAGAGCCGTTCGGACATATACTCAAACCCTTTGATGAAAGGGAACTCCGTACGAATATAGAGATTGCCCTTTACAAACAGGAAAAAGAAAAAGAAAAAGAGTTCAATCATGAGAATTGTATTAATTCCCTTCTTGACAACATAGGCGATGCAGTCATATCCACCGATATGAATGGGACTATCAAATATATGAATCCGCTCGCAGAAGCCCTCACTGGATATACAAGAAAAGAAGCACTTGGATCCAGGATCAATGAGGTGTTCAGGATTGTCTGTGAAGGAAAAAAAGATGCGGAAGATCCAATCAGGAAGGTTTTCAGAGAAGGTGCTTTTTTCGGACTGGAGGATAACACCATACTCATTTCAAAGGACGAAACATACATACCCCTCGATATCATAGGATCACCGGTCACCAATAAGAAAAATGAGATTATTGGCGCTGTTATCATTTTTTATGACATTACCGAGAGGAAAGAAATTGAACGGTCTTTCCGCTGTTATGATATTTCCTACAGTTAA
- a CDS encoding ATP-dependent DNA ligase, protein MTSFKEFANACKVIEGTPGSLDMASLVAELLGKVTPEELPVVTHFVMGEIFPAWSSEEIGVGAGILYSALAKSAGLSLADIKELVRETGDIGETAVKALKKVSTGQATFSSFMEEESDLSILEVYGRFQDISRVTGKGSQTSKIKNLQYLFNSASPEEVGYIARIVVEELRIGVGEGIVRDAISKAFDVPSEEIERAFMLTNDLGLVAVTAREGGSEAVRSLGLELNRPIRMMLAQITPDFDVALSDLGTAAVEWKFDGARVQIHKEGDSITLFSRRLENITDSLPDIVEAIRENIGAQSAILDGEAVAIDENGRPRAFQDILKRFRRKHDIQSTAREIPLILNLFDIMYLNGEELLDLPLVQRRAKLEACVRTGDKIRVDTQYITDDLDTIMDVYNEALKAGHEGVMIKNPESSYSPGKRGKNWLKKKPVMETLDLVVIGAEWGYGRRTSFLGSYALACHDPDTGRFLPVGRVATGFSDEQLAELTELFSDLIVTESGTEVEIKPEVIFEVAFEEIQKSVNYDSGYALRFPRLVNIRSDKSIEDVETIGRLEEMYFVQRERN, encoded by the coding sequence ATGACAAGTTTCAAAGAATTTGCCAATGCATGTAAAGTTATCGAAGGAACTCCCGGTTCCCTTGATATGGCTTCTCTCGTTGCGGAATTACTTGGAAAAGTAACTCCTGAAGAACTTCCTGTTGTAACTCATTTTGTAATGGGTGAGATATTCCCTGCATGGAGCAGCGAAGAGATAGGTGTCGGTGCAGGTATTCTTTACAGTGCCCTTGCAAAATCAGCAGGACTTTCGCTTGCTGATATTAAGGAACTGGTAAGGGAAACCGGTGACATCGGTGAAACTGCAGTTAAAGCACTTAAAAAGGTATCAACAGGTCAGGCTACTTTTTCCTCTTTTATGGAGGAAGAATCCGATCTTTCTATTCTTGAGGTTTACGGGAGATTCCAGGACATATCCAGAGTCACTGGCAAAGGTTCCCAGACATCTAAGATAAAGAATCTCCAGTATCTTTTCAATTCCGCCTCTCCAGAGGAAGTGGGTTACATAGCACGTATTGTTGTGGAGGAGCTGAGGATTGGAGTTGGTGAGGGAATTGTACGTGATGCAATCTCAAAGGCTTTTGATGTGCCTTCGGAAGAGATTGAAAGGGCTTTCATGCTCACAAACGACCTTGGGCTTGTGGCAGTAACTGCAAGGGAGGGTGGAAGCGAGGCCGTCCGGTCCCTTGGACTCGAACTTAATCGTCCTATTCGCATGATGCTGGCCCAGATCACTCCTGATTTTGATGTAGCACTTTCTGATCTTGGAACTGCTGCAGTTGAGTGGAAATTTGATGGTGCCAGGGTCCAGATACATAAAGAAGGTGACAGTATCACATTATTCTCCCGCAGGCTTGAGAATATAACTGACTCTCTACCTGACATAGTGGAAGCTATCAGGGAAAACATCGGTGCACAGTCTGCCATACTTGACGGTGAGGCAGTTGCAATTGATGAGAATGGCAGGCCAAGAGCTTTTCAGGATATACTGAAGCGTTTCAGGAGAAAGCATGACATCCAGTCTACAGCACGTGAAATTCCACTAATACTGAATCTTTTTGATATCATGTACCTGAACGGTGAGGAATTACTTGACCTTCCTCTTGTCCAGAGACGGGCAAAACTTGAGGCATGTGTCCGAACAGGAGACAAAATAAGGGTTGATACCCAGTATATCACAGATGACCTTGACACAATCATGGACGTATACAATGAAGCTCTTAAAGCCGGACATGAAGGCGTGATGATCAAGAACCCGGAGTCATCATATTCTCCCGGAAAGCGGGGTAAGAACTGGCTAAAGAAGAAGCCGGTAATGGAGACATTGGACCTTGTGGTCATCGGAGCAGAATGGGGATATGGAAGACGTACAAGTTTCCTCGGTTCCTATGCACTTGCATGCCACGATCCCGATACAGGTCGCTTCCTGCCGGTGGGCCGCGTAGCAACAGGTTTTTCCGATGAGCAACTTGCTGAGCTGACCGAACTCTTCTCCGACCTTATTGTGACTGAATCCGGTACAGAAGTTGAGATTAAGCCGGAGGTAATATTTGAGGTTGCTTTTGAAGAAATACAGAAAAGTGTCAATTACGATTCAGGTTATGCACTTCGTTTCCCAAGACTTGTCAATATACGGTCTGATAAATCCATTGAAGATGTGGAAACAATAGGTCGCCTTGAAGAAATGTATTTCGTCCAGCGTGAAAGGAACTGA